The Tessaracoccus aquimaris sequence AAGGTCGCGCCGTTCCTGATCCTCGGCGTCGCGCTGCTGGTGGTCGGCCGGATCGTGCCGCGCCGGATCGCACCGGAGTCGATGCGACCCGTCATCCCCTCCTAGACGTCCAGCAGCGGCTTCAGGAACGCTCCGGTCGCCGACAACTTGTTCGCCGCGACCTCTTCGGGGGTTCCCGTGGCGACCACCGTTCCGCCGCGCGATCCGCCGTCCGGCCCCATGTCGATGATCCAGTCGGCCGACTTGATGACGTCCAGGTTGTGTTCGATGGTCACGACGGTGTTGCCCGCGTCGACCAGGCGCTGCAGCACCGCGAGCAGCCTGCGGATGTCCTCGAAGTGCAGGCCCGTGGTGGGCTCGTCGAGCACATACAGCGTCCGCCCCGTCGACCGCTTCTGCAGTTCGGCCGCCAGCTTGACGCGCTGCGCCTCACCGCCGGACAGGGTCGTGGCGGGCTGCCCGAGCCGGACGTACCCGAGCCCGACCTCCGTCAGGGTCTGCAGGTAGCGCGCGATCGAGGAGATCGGCGCGAAGAACTCGACGGCCTCGCTGATCGGCATGTCGAGGACCTCGGCGATCGTCTTGCCCTTGTAGTGCACCTCGAGCGTCTCGCGGTTGTAGCGGGCACCGTGGCACACCTCGCACGGCACGTACACGTCCGGGAGGAAGTTCATCTCGATCTTGATGGTGCCGTCGCCCATGCAGTTCTCGCAGCGCCCGCCCTTGACGTTGAAGGAGAAGCGGCCCGGCATGTAGCCGCGGACCTTCGCCTCCGGCGTCTGCGCGAACAGGTTGCGGATCTTGTCGAACACGCCGGTGTAGGTGGCGGGGTTCGAACGCGGGGTGCGACCGATGGGCGACTGGTCGACCTGGATCACCTTGTCGATGTTCTCCAACCCGTCGAGGGCCTTGTGCTTACCCGGCACGGCCTTCGCGTTGTAGATGGCCTTCGCGGCGGCGGTGTAGAGGATCGAGTTGACCAGCGACGACTTGCCCGACCCCGACACGCCGGTCACGGCGATCAGTTCGCCGAGCGGGAAGCTGACGTCGACGCCGCGGAGGTTGTGTTCGCGGGCCCCCCGCACCGCGATCGACAGGCCGTTGCCGGTGCGTCGCACGGCCGGGACTGGGATCGACAGCCTGCCGGACAGGTAGGCGCCGGTGATCGACTCCTTCGTGGTCAGCAGTTCCTTGACGGGGCCCGAGACGACGACCTCGCCGCCCCCCTCGCCCGCGCCGGGGCCGATGTCGACGGCCCAGTCGGAGGCCCGGATGGTGTCCTCGTCGTGCTCGACGACGATCAGCGTGTTGCCGAGGTCGCGCAACCGGTGCAGCGTCTCGATCAGCCGCAGGTTGTCGCGCTGGTGCAGCCCGATCGACGGCTCGTCCAGCACGTAGAGCACGCCGACCAGGCCGGAGCCGATCTGCGTCGCGAGCCGGATCCGCTGCGCCTCGCCGCCAGACAGCGTCCCGGCGCCGCGGGACAGCGTCAGGTAGTCGAGGCCGACGTCGAGCAGGAACTTCAGCCGGGCGTTGATCTCCTTCACGAGCCGCTCAGCGATGGCCGCCTCCCGCTCGGTCAACGTCAGCGAGCCGAGGAAATCGGAGGCCTCACCGATCGACAGGTCGGAGATCTGGGCGATGTTGCGCTCCGCGACCGTCACGCCCAGCGAGGACGGCTTGAGTCGCGCCCCACCGCACGCCGCGCAGTTGATCTCACGCATGTAGCCGCCCCAGCGTTCCCGAGCCGAGTCGGTCTCCGCCTCGTCGTAGCGGCGCCGGATGAACGGGATGACGCCCTCGTAGCGCTGCGAGAAGGACCGCACCCGCCCGAACCGGTTGCGGTACTTGACCACGACGTTGCCCTTCGCGCCGTGCAACAGCAACTTCTGCACCGCGGCGCTCAGGTCCTTCCACGGCGTCGTCATGTCGAAGCCGTGCTCCTCACCGAGCGAGGTCAGCACGTGCTCGTAGTGCGACTTGATGGTCGCGGTGTTCCACGGCGCGATGGCGCCCTCGTCGAGCGTCAGGTCGTCGTTGGGGATGATCAGTTCGGGGTCCGGGTCGAGCAGCGTGCCGAGGCCGGAGCACTCGGGGCAGGCTCCCCACGGCCCGTTGAAGGAGAACTGGCGCGGCTCCAACTCGTCGATGTTGACGTCGTGGTCGTTGGGGCAGCCCATCTTCTCCGAGAAGCGGCGCTCCCGCTCCGGGTCGTCGACCTTCAGGTCAACGAAGTCGGCCACCACGACGCCGCCCGCCAGGTTCAGCGCCGTCTCGATCGACTCGGTGATGCGCTGCTTCGCGTTGGGTCGCACGACGGCGCGGTCGACCACGACCTCGATGTTGTGCTTGCGGTTCTTGTCGATGCTCGGCAGTTCGGTGAGCGGGAACGTGTCGCCGTCGATGCGGACGCGGCTGTAGCCGTCGCCGATCAACTGGCGGAACAGTTCGGCGTGCTCGCCCTTGCGGCCGCGCACCAGCGGCGCGAGGATCTGGAACCTGGTGCCCTCGTCCATCGACATCAGCCGGTCCACGATCTG is a genomic window containing:
- the uvrA gene encoding excinuclease ABC subunit UvrA — its product is MAGVNDRLVVRGARVHNLKNVSLDLPRDALIVFTGLSGSGKSSLAFDTIFAEGQRRYVESLSAYARMFLGQMNKPDVDFIEGLSPAVSIDQKSTSRNPRSTVGTITEVFDYLRLLFARIGVPHCEVCGAVIGRQTPQQIVDRLMSMDEGTRFQILAPLVRGRKGEHAELFRQLIGDGYSRVRIDGDTFPLTELPSIDKNRKHNIEVVVDRAVVRPNAKQRITESIETALNLAGGVVVADFVDLKVDDPERERRFSEKMGCPNDHDVNIDELEPRQFSFNGPWGACPECSGLGTLLDPDPELIIPNDDLTLDEGAIAPWNTATIKSHYEHVLTSLGEEHGFDMTTPWKDLSAAVQKLLLHGAKGNVVVKYRNRFGRVRSFSQRYEGVIPFIRRRYDEAETDSARERWGGYMREINCAACGGARLKPSSLGVTVAERNIAQISDLSIGEASDFLGSLTLTEREAAIAERLVKEINARLKFLLDVGLDYLTLSRGAGTLSGGEAQRIRLATQIGSGLVGVLYVLDEPSIGLHQRDNLRLIETLHRLRDLGNTLIVVEHDEDTIRASDWAVDIGPGAGEGGGEVVVSGPVKELLTTKESITGAYLSGRLSIPVPAVRRTGNGLSIAVRGAREHNLRGVDVSFPLGELIAVTGVSGSGKSSLVNSILYTAAAKAIYNAKAVPGKHKALDGLENIDKVIQVDQSPIGRTPRSNPATYTGVFDKIRNLFAQTPEAKVRGYMPGRFSFNVKGGRCENCMGDGTIKIEMNFLPDVYVPCEVCHGARYNRETLEVHYKGKTIAEVLDMPISEAVEFFAPISSIARYLQTLTEVGLGYVRLGQPATTLSGGEAQRVKLAAELQKRSTGRTLYVLDEPTTGLHFEDIRRLLAVLQRLVDAGNTVVTIEHNLDVIKSADWIIDMGPDGGSRGGTVVATGTPEEVAANKLSATGAFLKPLLDV